A region from the Patescibacteria group bacterium genome encodes:
- a CDS encoding sulfite exporter TauE/SafE family protein: MPTDYTFHISGMHCAACTLLVKQAAEEVLSGQGQAEVSLSRQVLKLRTDVSIDEAVIQEKINQVIRQHGYSLSDKPVKPMADYSEFKWAIPLSLLVIILFIVLQKLGIVNLINSSKVTYGTALTIGLVASLSTCLAVVGGLVLSLSANYAKQGGGRAVHYWFHVGRLVGFFILGGLIGWLGQSFNLGIKGNLILALVINIVMLLLGFNLLNVFTFTRQWQLRLPVSLGGHLNKIKAERWTLAALLGALTFFLPCGFTQAMQFYTLSVKDFWQGGLTMLFFALGTLPVLWLLSFSSFNLQAKSWRGYFFKTAGLVIIVLAVFNLLNALAGAGLIAPLFNL, from the coding sequence ATGCCTACAGATTATACTTTTCATATCAGTGGTATGCATTGCGCAGCTTGCACTTTGCTGGTTAAGCAGGCAGCCGAGGAAGTTTTATCGGGTCAAGGCCAGGCCGAGGTTAGCTTAAGCCGACAGGTTTTAAAGTTAAGGACAGATGTTTCTATAGACGAAGCTGTTATACAGGAAAAAATAAATCAAGTCATCAGACAGCATGGCTATAGCCTGTCAGACAAGCCGGTTAAACCCATGGCGGACTACAGTGAATTTAAATGGGCTATACCCTTGTCTTTATTAGTTATTATTTTATTTATTGTTTTACAAAAATTGGGCATAGTTAATTTAATAAATTCTTCTAAAGTTACTTATGGCACAGCCTTAACAATTGGTTTAGTAGCTTCTTTGTCCACTTGTTTGGCCGTAGTTGGCGGGTTGGTTTTATCCTTATCGGCTAATTACGCCAAACAAGGCGGCGGCCGGGCTGTTCATTATTGGTTTCATGTTGGGCGGCTGGTAGGTTTTTTTATTTTGGGCGGTTTAATTGGTTGGTTGGGACAGTCTTTTAATTTGGGAATTAAAGGAAATTTAATTTTGGCCTTGGTAATTAATATAGTCATGTTGTTGTTGGGTTTTAATTTACTTAATGTTTTTACTTTTACCCGCCAGTGGCAATTAAGATTGCCGGTTAGTTTGGGTGGTCATTTGAATAAAATTAAAGCCGAGCGCTGGACTTTAGCGGCTTTATTGGGAGCTTTAACTTTCTTTTTGCCTTGCGGTTTTACTCAAGCTATGCAGTTTTACACTTTGTCAGTTAAAGATTTTTGGCAAGGCGGTTTGACTATGTTGTTTTTTGCCTTAGGCACCCTGCCGGTTTTGTGGCTTTTGTCTTTTAGTTCTTTTAATTTGCAAGCTAAATCTTGGCGCGGCTACTTTTTTAAAACCGCTGGTTTGGTAATAATAGTTTTAGCGGTTTTTAATTTATTAAATGCTTTAGCCGGGGCTGGTTTAATAGCGCCTTTATTTAATTTATAA
- the cadA gene encoding cadmium-translocating P-type ATPase, with amino-acid sequence MEQTFKIKGMHCASCANIIESTLKKTPGVKLVEVNYATESVKLSFDELKTNPQNLSEKIVPLGYSLVFPKANQEIALVNKQAKSGDFNESFNDQAKQEKLSELADMKVKILSALPMAGLAILAMLWDILAQYKIVSAMNPVISNFFHYLLPLLATYILFVVGKPYLLGFYRFIRYGKANMDTLIGLGTLAAYLYSFALKVFEEILRPFINVDYQYYDVTIVVITFIALGKYLETKSKIKTGDAITKLLDLQAKTALVVRGSQEVEISIKEVQLNDLIIVKPGAKIPVDGLVTQGTSFVDESLVTGESMPIQKKVGDTVVAGTINASGSFIFKATKVGGQTLLAQIIKMVQEAQGSKAPIQALADKISSVFVPIVLVGALITLGAWLVIGYQSLGLPQALSFGLSSFVGILVIACPCALGLATPTAIIVGVGKGAKEGILIKDAATLEKLHKVKVVVVDKTGTLTEGKPTLVDIKNLSNHQETEFISLIASLENKSEHPIAQSIVNYAQEKNIDLVEVIDFENLPGRGVRGLISGQEYFIGNIKLVSDLNLVLDLEELKKFTIQGKTPVILATKDKVLGFIMVADTIKKASTQAVKDLQALGIKVVMLTGDNMETAQYIGSLVGVNEVKAEVLPQDKLIKIKDLQAQGLMVAMAGDGVNDAPALAQADVGIAMATGTDVAIESAGITLLRGDISKLVKAIKLSKITMTGIKQNLFWAFIYNIVGIPLAAGLFYPLFGWLLSPVFAGFAMAMSSVSVVANSLRIKTKKL; translated from the coding sequence ATGGAACAGACCTTTAAAATTAAGGGTATGCATTGCGCTTCTTGCGCTAATATTATAGAAAGTACCCTTAAAAAAACCCCCGGTGTTAAATTGGTAGAGGTTAATTACGCTACAGAATCAGTCAAGTTGTCTTTTGATGAATTAAAAACTAATCCTCAAAATCTTTCTGAAAAGATTGTTCCCTTGGGTTATTCTTTGGTTTTTCCAAAAGCCAACCAAGAGATCGCCTTAGTTAATAAGCAAGCCAAGTCTGGGGATTTTAATGAATCTTTTAACGATCAGGCAAAACAGGAAAAGTTATCCGAATTAGCCGACATGAAAGTAAAAATATTATCAGCTTTGCCTATGGCCGGATTGGCTATTTTGGCTATGCTTTGGGATATTTTGGCTCAGTATAAAATTGTGAGTGCCATGAATCCGGTTATAAGTAATTTCTTTCATTATTTATTGCCTTTACTGGCGACTTATATTTTGTTTGTGGTGGGCAAGCCTTATTTGTTAGGTTTTTATAGATTTATTCGATACGGCAAAGCTAATATGGACACCTTAATTGGTTTGGGTACTCTGGCTGCTTATTTATATAGTTTTGCTCTTAAAGTTTTTGAAGAAATCCTTCGGCCTTTTATAAATGTGGATTATCAATATTATGATGTAACAATTGTAGTTATTACTTTTATTGCTTTAGGTAAATATTTAGAAACTAAATCCAAAATAAAAACTGGTGACGCTATTACTAAGTTATTAGACCTACAAGCTAAAACCGCTTTGGTGGTTCGGGGTAGTCAAGAAGTAGAAATTTCCATAAAGGAAGTTCAATTAAATGATTTAATTATTGTTAAACCGGGCGCTAAAATTCCGGTGGATGGGTTAGTAACTCAAGGAACTTCTTTTGTAGATGAATCTTTGGTTACAGGCGAATCCATGCCCATACAAAAAAAAGTCGGGGATACTGTTGTGGCTGGAACAATAAACGCCAGCGGTTCTTTTATATTTAAGGCCACTAAAGTCGGTGGTCAAACTTTATTGGCTCAAATTATAAAAATGGTGCAAGAGGCCCAAGGTAGCAAAGCCCCAATTCAAGCCTTGGCAGATAAAATTTCTAGCGTTTTTGTGCCTATTGTTTTGGTTGGCGCCCTAATAACACTTGGCGCTTGGCTGGTTATTGGTTACCAATCTTTAGGTTTGCCGCAGGCTTTGTCCTTTGGTCTTAGTTCTTTTGTCGGTATTTTAGTTATTGCTTGTCCTTGTGCCTTAGGTTTGGCTACACCGACAGCTATAATTGTTGGTGTGGGGAAAGGGGCCAAAGAAGGTATTTTAATAAAAGATGCCGCTACTTTAGAAAAGCTTCATAAAGTAAAAGTTGTCGTGGTTGATAAAACCGGCACTCTTACAGAAGGTAAACCGACTTTGGTAGATATAAAAAATTTATCCAATCACCAGGAGACAGAATTTATTTCCCTGATTGCTTCGTTGGAAAATAAATCAGAGCATCCTATTGCTCAATCAATAGTTAATTACGCGCAAGAAAAAAATATTGACTTAGTGGAGGTTATAGATTTTGAAAATTTACCAGGCAGGGGAGTTCGCGGATTAATTAGTGGCCAGGAATATTTTATTGGTAATATCAAATTAGTGAGTGATCTTAATTTGGTTTTGGATTTAGAGGAACTTAAGAAATTTACAATTCAAGGTAAAACCCCGGTAATCTTAGCTACTAAGGATAAAGTTTTGGGTTTTATTATGGTGGCTGATACTATAAAAAAAGCTTCAACTCAAGCAGTAAAAGATTTACAAGCTTTGGGTATTAAAGTGGTTATGTTAACCGGAGATAATATGGAAACGGCTCAATATATAGGGTCGCTGGTGGGGGTTAACGAGGTTAAGGCAGAGGTTTTACCACAGGATAAACTTATTAAGATAAAAGATTTACAAGCCCAAGGATTAATGGTGGCCATGGCCGGCGATGGAGTAAACGACGCTCCAGCCTTGGCTCAAGCTGATGTGGGTATTGCTATGGCCACTGGTACAGACGTAGCTATTGAGTCGGCCGGTATTACTCTTTTGCGGGGGGATATTTCTAAATTAGTTAAAGCCATAAAGCTTTCTAAAATAACCATGACGGGTATTAAGCAAAATCTTTTTTGGGCTTTTATTTATAATATTGTGGGTATTCCTTTGGCGGCTGGTTTATTTTATCCGTTATTTGGTTGGTTATTAAGCCCGGTTTTTGCTGGTTTTGCTATGGCTATGTCTTCAGTATCGGTTGTAGCTAATTCTTTAAGAATAAAAACTAAAAAATTATAA
- a CDS encoding metal-sensitive transcriptional regulator codes for MKHHHSSSHQTRLIRRLKIVEGQVRGLQNMVEQKKYCIDIITQTSAVKQALSNIEDILLENHLATCTLDQMMSGQQAKAQKEILKVYRLKRK; via the coding sequence ATGAAACATCATCATTCTTCTTCTCATCAAACTCGGTTAATCCGCCGTTTAAAAATAGTGGAGGGTCAGGTTAGGGGTTTGCAAAATATGGTGGAGCAGAAAAAATACTGTATAGATATTATCACCCAGACCTCGGCGGTTAAGCAGGCTTTATCTAATATCGAAGATATTTTATTGGAAAATCATTTGGCCACCTGCACTTTAGACCAAATGATGTCGGGTCAGCAGGCTAAGGCCCAAAAAGAAATTTTGAAAGTTTATCGTTTAAAGCGCAAGTAA
- a CDS encoding GIY-YIG nuclease family protein, with protein MYYTYILLSSKSHIFYFGSTKNIKERLKLHNTGQVLSTKPHLPWKLVWYCAFETEKQARDFELYLKSGSGKSFAYKRFVSVALAKDFKEGRKSSPKSTRSKSEG; from the coding sequence ATGTACTATACTTATATATTATTAAGTTCAAAATCGCATATTTTTTATTTTGGTTCAACCAAAAATATTAAAGAACGATTAAAACTACATAATACTGGACAAGTTTTATCAACTAAACCACATCTACCATGGAAGCTTGTATGGTACTGTGCTTTTGAAACAGAAAAACAAGCTAGAGATTTTGAACTTTACTTAAAATCGGGATCTGGTAAATCATTTGCTTATAAAAGGTTTGTTTCGGTAGCTTTAGCAAAGGATTTTAAGGAAGGGAGAAAAAGTAGTCCGAAGTCAACCCGAAGCAAAAGCGAAGGGTGA
- a CDS encoding helix-turn-helix domain-containing protein has translation MPRAIYQDDHKKIVERLKQARLEIGLGQVEVAEKLGRTQSYVSKIESGQRRFDVLQLKEFAKLYKKSLDFFVK, from the coding sequence ATGCCAAGAGCAATTTATCAAGATGACCACAAGAAAATCGTTGAACGCTTGAAACAAGCGCGTCTTGAGATTGGTCTTGGACAGGTTGAAGTTGCAGAAAAGCTCGGCAGAACTCAGTCGTATGTATCAAAGATTGAATCAGGGCAGAGGCGATTTGATGTACTACAACTCAAAGAGTTTGCGAAACTTTATAAAAAATCCTTGGATTTTTTCGTGAAGTAA
- the lexA gene encoding transcriptional repressor LexA — MSNLTKKQKEVFDFINSYLSENGIAPTIEEIRKKLKLKAVSTIHEHIKSLREKGYLSKSDNSARNLTPKKEIKSVIEIPILGSIKAGYPLPAIEERDGFVSVINPQIKTAKGYYALCVVGDSMIDDGIFDGDIVVIKHQSVAENGQTVVAIIDDNEATLKRLYRKGKGFELVPRNPSIPTLFRTDVEVRGVVVQVISNPTNEPIHEIKKNKTKHGFRTIDLFAGVGGIRIGFENAGFKTVFANDFEASCRDTYDLNFRDSKLVVEDIRKIGIDDLPEFDFLLGGFPCQAFSIAGYRQGFNDEKGRGNLFFDVARIIDERKPEGFLLENVKNLKSHDGGKTFRIIEETLRDLGYYVKTKVLNTMEYGNVPQNRERIYIVGFKNKLYHDRFEFPNPVKLSVGITDLLEDNVPEKYYYNGKPLFEKLKGSVKESGKVYQWRRQYVRENKSGVCPTLTANMGMGGHNVPIIKDKKGIRKLTPLECFRIQGFSKNYKLPKISDSALYKQAGNSVSVPVIEAVAKEMMRAMQ; from the coding sequence ATGTCGAATCTTACGAAAAAGCAAAAAGAAGTCTTTGATTTTATAAACTCATACCTATCAGAGAATGGTATCGCTCCAACCATTGAGGAAATACGAAAAAAACTGAAATTAAAAGCGGTTTCTACTATTCATGAGCATATCAAATCCCTAAGAGAAAAGGGGTATCTTTCAAAATCAGATAATTCAGCAAGAAACCTGACTCCTAAAAAAGAAATTAAATCCGTTATTGAGATTCCGATACTCGGAAGTATTAAAGCTGGATATCCATTGCCTGCAATAGAAGAGAGAGACGGTTTCGTTTCTGTTATAAATCCACAAATCAAAACTGCAAAAGGATATTATGCTCTCTGTGTTGTTGGGGATTCGATGATTGATGATGGAATATTTGATGGAGATATTGTCGTTATCAAACATCAATCAGTTGCGGAAAATGGACAGACTGTTGTCGCAATTATTGATGACAACGAGGCAACTTTAAAAAGATTATACAGGAAAGGAAAGGGTTTTGAGCTTGTTCCAAGAAATCCCAGTATTCCAACCTTATTCAGGACTGATGTTGAAGTTAGAGGTGTTGTTGTCCAAGTAATAAGCAATCCTACAAATGAACCAATACACGAAATTAAAAAGAACAAGACAAAACACGGGTTTAGGACGATAGATCTTTTTGCTGGTGTTGGTGGTATTCGTATAGGTTTTGAGAATGCAGGTTTTAAGACTGTTTTTGCTAATGACTTTGAGGCTTCGTGCCGTGATACTTATGATTTGAATTTTCGTGATTCAAAGTTAGTCGTTGAAGATATCAGAAAAATAGGAATTGATGATCTTCCTGAATTTGATTTTCTCTTAGGCGGTTTTCCTTGCCAAGCTTTTTCAATTGCTGGCTATAGGCAAGGATTTAATGATGAAAAAGGAAGAGGAAACCTGTTTTTTGATGTTGCGCGAATTATTGACGAACGAAAACCAGAGGGTTTCTTGCTAGAAAATGTAAAAAATTTAAAAAGTCATGATGGTGGAAAAACATTTAGAATTATTGAAGAAACATTGAGAGATCTTGGATACTATGTAAAGACAAAAGTTTTAAACACAATGGAATATGGTAATGTTCCGCAAAACCGTGAGCGTATTTATATTGTTGGATTTAAAAACAAGCTTTATCACGACAGATTTGAGTTTCCTAACCCAGTAAAATTAAGTGTAGGAATAACTGATTTGCTCGAAGATAATGTGCCAGAAAAATACTATTACAATGGAAAACCTTTATTTGAAAAATTAAAAGGATCAGTAAAAGAATCTGGCAAAGTTTATCAATGGCGTAGACAGTATGTAAGAGAAAATAAGAGTGGTGTTTGTCCGACATTAACTGCCAATATGGGGATGGGTGGACATAATGTGCCAATTATAAAAGATAAAAAAGGTATAAGGAAATTAACCCCTTTAGAGTGTTTTAGAATTCAAGGTTTTTCAAAAAATTACAAACTTCCAAAAATTTCTGATTCGGCACTATACAAGCAAGCTGGAAATTCGGTAAGTGTGCCTGTTATTGAAGCTGTGGCAAAAGAGATGATGAGAGCAATGCAATAA
- a CDS encoding coenzyme F420-0:L-glutamate ligase: MLIKPIKTRVFKPKNNLLKFINQHVKKLKNGDVLVITSKIVSLAQGRVKKTINNKTRERLIKQESQFIMRGVRTWLTVKDGVVMTSAGVDRSNGNGQIILLPKNSFAVAQKIRLALLKKFKLKNLGVLITDSRSLPLRAGSLAVAMGYAGFKGLVPKKGSYDMFKQPLKTTRINIGDSLATAAVLAMGETNEQTPLAIVNGAPIIFTDKKINRRELIINPLHDNFKPFFDKLSTSRKLKKLLN, translated from the coding sequence ATGCTCATCAAACCCATCAAAACTCGTGTCTTTAAACCCAAAAACAACCTGCTTAAATTTATTAACCAACACGTCAAAAAACTAAAAAATGGCGACGTGCTAGTGATAACTTCCAAAATCGTAAGCCTGGCGCAAGGACGCGTTAAAAAAACAATCAATAATAAAACTCGGGAAAGGCTGATAAAACAAGAAAGCCAGTTTATAATGCGTGGGGTAAGAACCTGGTTAACTGTAAAAGACGGCGTGGTAATGACTTCGGCTGGGGTAGATAGGTCTAATGGCAATGGCCAAATAATTCTGCTACCAAAAAATAGTTTTGCAGTGGCGCAAAAAATAAGACTGGCTTTGTTAAAAAAATTCAAATTAAAAAATTTAGGCGTCTTAATTACCGACAGCCGGTCTTTACCGCTTCGGGCTGGTAGTTTGGCTGTGGCTATGGGCTATGCTGGTTTTAAAGGACTAGTGCCTAAAAAAGGCAGTTACGATATGTTTAAGCAGCCGCTTAAAACCACGCGCATTAATATTGGCGATAGCTTGGCCACAGCGGCGGTTTTAGCTATGGGCGAAACCAATGAACAAACACCCTTAGCTATTGTAAACGGGGCGCCAATAATTTTTACTGACAAAAAAATAAACCGCCGTGAATTAATTATTAATCCCTTACACGACAACTTTAAACCGTTTTTTGATAAACTGTCCACCAGCCGGAAATTAAAAAAATTATTAAACTAA
- a CDS encoding Gmad2 immunoglobulin-like domain-containing protein, with protein sequence MFKKIYCPILLLILAGLAWLIFYKTTNNNPPQLAANLSQYINSSAQDIEIFTPPINSPITSPLVITGQARGYWFFEASFPIKITDEQGNLLGQTIAQAQSDWMTKNWVPFTAELKFKTEPTTSSNLWLIFDKDNPSGEPQFNASLHYPILKSN encoded by the coding sequence ATGTTTAAAAAAATTTATTGCCCAATACTTTTACTTATTTTAGCTGGCCTGGCTTGGTTAATTTTTTATAAAACAACCAACAACAATCCTCCGCAACTAGCTGCCAATCTTAGCCAATATATAAATTCATCGGCCCAGGATATAGAAATATTTACACCTCCCATCAACTCGCCTATAACTAGCCCCTTAGTTATTACCGGCCAAGCTCGCGGCTACTGGTTTTTTGAAGCTTCTTTTCCCATAAAAATTACTGACGAGCAAGGTAACTTATTAGGCCAAACCATTGCCCAAGCGCAAAGCGATTGGATGACAAAAAACTGGGTACCTTTTACAGCTGAACTTAAATTTAAGACTGAACCTACAACTAGCTCTAATCTGTGGTTAATTTTTGATAAAGATAATCCATCGGGCGAACCACAATTTAATGCCAGTCTGCACTACCCTATTTTAAAAAGTAATTAG